A window of Amblyraja radiata isolate CabotCenter1 chromosome 25, sAmbRad1.1.pri, whole genome shotgun sequence contains these coding sequences:
- the LOC116987430 gene encoding protein PML-like → MEAQLATGLEEYFQCGLCNKPATSPKLLECLHTFCAGCLERESNGSDVTCPICEMVTKKGLSSLPDNIFVSNLQNSVRKQQQILESAEQRCATCEENTSAEFVCLECDKVLCNKCFHTHQVLMPDHKKHVETLGTLRKLNSDEFLKILRRSKDLLCSSHENQTISLYCRTCSMWLCVLCVLLEHKDHDCTPVRKQINLLKSELQETLAAIVTKQEEFVESQSQLELLVDHVNKDKYKLTDLIEDRVQAALQKVKVEERRLINELQELHSSKTHKLQVSLNSMENVLKRMGVSKNVVSQLLRYATEQEIMKLHGTIKSALAELRKEKPMDVHVDNTIINFQECCKFPEKMLGNLMITRLKQESTLDGKLSLPGCRIAVHCNKEVGESSMCNFNKRKCYAAEEAQTSKKLCVKEEPSSCTEDDSTAGPSSHQQSRTPSIECVTLITDSNRQEQVPKFMDTVVIVREGGAEDAIKRESGAEMPSGGQDGPQQST, encoded by the exons ATGGAggcccagctggcaacagggcTCGAGGAATATTTTCAGTGCGGGCTCTGCAACAAGCCGGCAACAAGTCCAAAGCTCCTCGAGTGCCTTCATACCTTTTGTGCAGGTTGTCTGGAGCGCGAATCCAATGGGAGCGATGTCACCTGTCCCATCTGCGAAATGGTGACCAAGAAAGGTCTCTCTTCCCTGCCAGACAATATATTTGTGTCAAACTTGCAGAACAGTGTGAGAAAGCAGCAGCAAATCCTGGAAAGTGCAGAACAGCGCTGTGCCACCTGTGAGGAGAATACGTCTGCAGAGTTTGTGTGCCTGGAGTGTGACAAGGTGCTGTGTAACAAGTGCTTCCACACTCATCAGGTGTTGATGCCAGATCACAAGAAGCACGTGGAGACCTTGGGCACTTTGCGAAAGTTGAATTCAGATGAGTTCTTGAAGATTCTAAGAAGATCAAAGGATCTCCTCTGCAGCTCACATGAAAATCAGACAATTAG TCTGTACTGTAGAACCTGCTCGATGTGGCTCTGTGTCCTGTGCGTTCTTCTGGAACACAAAGACCACGATTGCACCCCTGTGCGAAAACAGATCAACCTTTTGAAGAGCGAGCTGCAGGAAACGCTGGCAGCAATAGTCACAAAGCAAGAAGAGTTTGTTGAATCACAGAGCCAACTGGAACTGCTCGTGGATCATGTGAACAAGGACAAGTACAAGCTGACAGATCTGATCGAAGACCGGGTTCAGGCTGCCCTGCAGAAGGTGAAGGTGGAGGAGCGCAGGCTGATCAATGAGCTGCAGGAGCTTCACTCCTCTAAAACCCACAAGCTGCAGGTGAGTCTGAACAGCATGGAGAACGTGTTGAAGAGAATGGGGGTGAGCAAAAACGTGGTGTCCCAGCTGTTGCGCTATGCCACAGAGCAGGAAATCATGAAGCTGCATGGAACAATCAAGTCAGCTCTCGCAGAACTACGGAAAGAAAAGCCAATGGATGTGCATGTGGACAACACCATTATCAACTTTCAGGAATGCTGCAAGTTTCCAGAGAAAATGCTGGGCAATTTGATGATCACGAGAT TGAAACAAGAGTCCACTTTGGATGGGAAGTTATCGCTGCCTGGATGCAGAATTGCTGTTCATTGCAACAAG GAAGTGGGCGAATCTTCGATGTGTAACTTCAACAAAAGGAAATGTtatgcagctgaggaagcacaaaccTCCAAAAAACTGTGCGTGAAAGAAGAGCCAAGCAGCTGCACTGAGGACGATTCCACCGCTGGCCCAAGCAGCCACCAGCAGAGCCGCACACCCTCCATAGAGTGTGTCACTCTTATCACCGACTCCAACAGACAGGAACAGGTGCCCAAGTTTATGGACACTGTAG TCATTGTTAGAGAAGGTGGAGCTGAAGATGCAATTAAGAGAGAGTCTGGAGCTGAGATGCCAAGTGGTGGACAGGATGGCCCTCAGCAGAGCACATAG